From a region of the Triticum aestivum cultivar Chinese Spring chromosome 7D, IWGSC CS RefSeq v2.1, whole genome shotgun sequence genome:
- the LOC123171540 gene encoding golgin candidate 3 isoform X6 produces MEQLVKLREENGSLRRSMESSNYKAVSGNSNGTLQRSPSRMQRNTDQEKTSSVLKQNGYGGGASQVIQKNGPHPLPVHYKGDALVEERAYFASKQASLENEIKQLKQQLRCYSNKEDDTTRRLEDENKRNEFLQQQLNELKVDKEMVATTMEELHKELSEKKAELRCLQDELSTRDNERASDGSLQSLRSMVMALQKENSDLKIAKGSLYEELVNMESTTQKVDNSTSDVDNFSDVEKVKDEMASLKKALQGAFHERDRALQNLSRLKQHLLDKDLEDQEKMDEDSKVIEELRAICEQQRAHIVQLERALKVEMTKQEESKKTINDERSRSNEQIEDLQYKLANCMNALESKDQELLNLQSALGQYYAESEAKERLGDDLAMAREALAKLSESLKVANQGIEISRREKDEVVAKLSQAEKMLADGKRSLQKLEDDNSRLRHALEQSMTTVNRMSLDSDNSVDRRIVIKLLVTYFQRNHSKEVLDLMVRMLGFSEEDKQRIGSAQSNVGKVVVRGVLGLPGRLVGGLVGGNSAGKSTHAPQDNQSFADLWVDFLLKETEEREKQKASEAAARLSHEENQTTSRSASNLQASQHIANPGLSTKPHQFDRPDSDEFRMVPLAPMYTSMQTPLK; encoded by the exons ATG GAGCAACTGGTAAAACTTCGTGAAGAAAATGGCTCATTGAGAAGAAGTATGGAGAGCTCTAACTATAAGGCAGTCTCAGGCAATTCTAAT GGTACTTTGCAAAGATCACCTAGCAGAATGCAAAGGAACACAGATCAAGAAAAAACATCGAGTGTCTTAAAACAGAATGGGTATGGTGGTGGTGCTTCACAGGTTATACAGAAAAATGGTCCGCACCCATTGCCAGTGCATTATAAG GGAGATGCACTGGTGGAAGAAAGAGCATATTTTGCTTCTAAACAGGCTAGTCTTGAAAATGAAATTAAACAATTGAAACAGCAACTAAGGTGCTATTCAAACAAAGAAGATGATACAACACGGAGGTTAGAAG ATGAAAACAAGAGGAACGAATTTCTTCAGCAGCAGCTAAATGAACTGAAGGTCGATAAGGAGATG GTAGCAACTACCATGGAAGAGTTACATAAGGAATTAAGTGAGAAGAAAGCAGAGTTGAGATGCCTGCAAGATGAGTTGAGTACAAGGGACAATGAGCGTGCATCAGATGGATCTCTTCAGAGCCTTCGAAGTATGGTGATGGCTCTACAGAAGGAGAATTCAGATTTGAAG ATAGCGAAGGGCAGCCTTTACGAAGAGCTTGTTAATATGGAAAGCACAACACAAAAAGTTGACAATAGTACTTCTGATGTTGACAATTTTTCTGATGTGGAGAAG GTCAAGGACGAGATGGCTTCATTGAAGAAAGCTTTACAGGGTGCTTTTCACGAGCGAGACAGAGCATTACAAAATTTGTCTCGGCTGAAGCAGCATTTGTTAGATAAG GACCTTGAAGACCAAGAAAAGATGGATGAAGATAGCAAAGTCATTGAAGAGTTGCGGGCAATCTGTGAGCAGCAAAGAGCTCATATAGTGCAGTTAGAGAGGGCATTAAAGGTTGAGATGACAAAGCAGGAGGAGAGTAAGAAGACCATAAATGATGAACGCTCGAGGTCAAATGAACAGATAGAAGATCTGCAATACAAGCTTGCAAACTGTATGAATGCACTTGAATCAAAAGATCAGGAACTGCTTAATCTGCAGAGTGCCCTTGGACAGTACTATGCCGAGAGTGAAGCAAAG gagcgacttggggatgatttAGCTATGGCTAGAGAAGCATTGGCTAAATTATCTGAGTCACTGAAG GTGGCAAATCAAGGAATTGAAATTTCAAGAAGGGAAAAGGACGAGGTAGTTGCCAAACTTTCTCAAGCCGAGAAGATGTTAGCGGATGGGAAGCGCTCCCTGCAGAAGCTTGAGGATGACAATTCAAGATTAAGGCATGCGCTAGAACAAAGCATGACAACAGTCAATAGGATGTCACTTGATTCAGATAACTCTGTTGACAG ACGAATTGTGATCAAACTACTAGTTACATACTTCCAACGGAATCACAGCAAAGAG GTATTGGATCTTATGGTTCGCATGCTTGGCTTCTCCGAGGAGGACAAGCAAAGAATTGGTTCTGCACAGAGCAATGTTGGTAAGGTTGTTGTCCGCGGTGTTTTGGGTCTTCCTGGGCGTCTAGTTGGAGGACTTGTTGGTGGAAATTCAGCAGGAAaatctacacatgcaccccaggatAACCAG TCCTTTGCAGATCTCTGGGTGGACTTTCTACTCAAGGAGACAGAAGAACGGGAGAAACAAAAAGCTTCGGAAGCCGCTGCAAGGCTTTCACACGAAGAGAACCAAACTACCAGTAGGAGTGCATCAAATTTACAAGCGTCACAGCACATTGCAAATCCTGGCCTTTCCACAAAGCCACATCAGTTTGATCGCCCAGATTCCGATGAATTCCGTATGGTTCCACTTGCGCCCATGTATACATCCATGCAGACGCCATTAAAATGA
- the LOC123171540 gene encoding golgin candidate 4 isoform X7 → MRSSIATYRESLSRLAGEVDDATADEIPAPWPSRRGDHAPTPPSSGRRRRYTRPDPAEPDEISKLKEDIEKIQASEAEIKALSFNYAAMLKEKEGDALVEERAYFASKQASLENEIKQLKQQLRCYSNKEDDTTRRLEDENKRNEFLQQQLNELKVDKEMIAKGSLYEELVNMESTTQKVDNSTSDVDNFSDVEKVKDEMASLKKALQGAFHERDRALQNLSRLKQHLLDKDLEDQEKMDEDSKVIEELRAICEQQRAHIVQLERALKVEMTKQEESKKTINDERSRSNEQIEDLQYKLANCMNALESKDQELLNLQSALGQYYAESEAKERLGDDLAMAREALAKLSESLKVANQGIEISRREKDEVVAKLSQAEKMLADGKRSLQKLEDDNSRLRHALEQSMTTVNRMSLDSDNSVDRRIVIKLLVTYFQRNHSKEVLDLMVRMLGFSEEDKQRIGSAQSNVGKVVVRGVLGLPGRLVGGLVGGNSAGKSTHAPQDNQSFADLWVDFLLKETEEREKQKASEAAARLSHEENQTTSRSASNLQASQHIANPGLSTKPHQFDRPDSDEFRMVPLAPMYTSMQTPLK, encoded by the exons ATGCGTAGCTCTATAGCGACCTATCGGGAGAGCCTCTCCCGGCTCGCTGGCGAGGTCGACGACGCCACGGCAGACGAGATCCCCGCGCCGTGGCCATCTCGGCGCGGAGACCACGCCCCTACGCCTCCGTCGTCCGGGCGGCGGAGGCGGTACACCCGCCCGGACCCCGCCGAGCCGGACGAG ATTTCTAAACTCAAGGAAGATATTGAAAAAATTCAAGCTTCTGAGGCTGAAATAAAGGCATTGTCCTTCAATTATGCTGCCATGTTGAAGGAAAAGGAG GGAGATGCACTGGTGGAAGAAAGAGCATATTTTGCTTCTAAACAGGCTAGTCTTGAAAATGAAATTAAACAATTGAAACAGCAACTAAGGTGCTATTCAAACAAAGAAGATGATACAACACGGAGGTTAGAAG ATGAAAACAAGAGGAACGAATTTCTTCAGCAGCAGCTAAATGAACTGAAGGTCGATAAGGAGATG ATAGCGAAGGGCAGCCTTTACGAAGAGCTTGTTAATATGGAAAGCACAACACAAAAAGTTGACAATAGTACTTCTGATGTTGACAATTTTTCTGATGTGGAGAAG GTCAAGGACGAGATGGCTTCATTGAAGAAAGCTTTACAGGGTGCTTTTCACGAGCGAGACAGAGCATTACAAAATTTGTCTCGGCTGAAGCAGCATTTGTTAGATAAG GACCTTGAAGACCAAGAAAAGATGGATGAAGATAGCAAAGTCATTGAAGAGTTGCGGGCAATCTGTGAGCAGCAAAGAGCTCATATAGTGCAGTTAGAGAGGGCATTAAAGGTTGAGATGACAAAGCAGGAGGAGAGTAAGAAGACCATAAATGATGAACGCTCGAGGTCAAATGAACAGATAGAAGATCTGCAATACAAGCTTGCAAACTGTATGAATGCACTTGAATCAAAAGATCAGGAACTGCTTAATCTGCAGAGTGCCCTTGGACAGTACTATGCCGAGAGTGAAGCAAAG gagcgacttggggatgatttAGCTATGGCTAGAGAAGCATTGGCTAAATTATCTGAGTCACTGAAG GTGGCAAATCAAGGAATTGAAATTTCAAGAAGGGAAAAGGACGAGGTAGTTGCCAAACTTTCTCAAGCCGAGAAGATGTTAGCGGATGGGAAGCGCTCCCTGCAGAAGCTTGAGGATGACAATTCAAGATTAAGGCATGCGCTAGAACAAAGCATGACAACAGTCAATAGGATGTCACTTGATTCAGATAACTCTGTTGACAG ACGAATTGTGATCAAACTACTAGTTACATACTTCCAACGGAATCACAGCAAAGAG GTATTGGATCTTATGGTTCGCATGCTTGGCTTCTCCGAGGAGGACAAGCAAAGAATTGGTTCTGCACAGAGCAATGTTGGTAAGGTTGTTGTCCGCGGTGTTTTGGGTCTTCCTGGGCGTCTAGTTGGAGGACTTGTTGGTGGAAATTCAGCAGGAAaatctacacatgcaccccaggatAACCAG TCCTTTGCAGATCTCTGGGTGGACTTTCTACTCAAGGAGACAGAAGAACGGGAGAAACAAAAAGCTTCGGAAGCCGCTGCAAGGCTTTCACACGAAGAGAACCAAACTACCAGTAGGAGTGCATCAAATTTACAAGCGTCACAGCACATTGCAAATCCTGGCCTTTCCACAAAGCCACATCAGTTTGATCGCCCAGATTCCGATGAATTCCGTATGGTTCCACTTGCGCCCATGTATACATCCATGCAGACGCCATTAAAATGA